CGTAATTCAACAATTCCACATCCATCATGGCGCCGAAAATACCAGTCTCCACTTTAACTCCGTGTTCGCGCAATCGTTCAATGAATTTCTGGTAGAAGGCATTGCCCTTTTGCGGATCGGCGGCGTTAATAAAACTGGGGCGGCGCCCCTTGCGTGTATCGCCCAATAGAGTAAATTGCGAGATGGCTAAAATTTCGCCGCCAACTTCCAGCAAAGAACGGTTCATCTTGCCCTGCTCGTCTTCAAAGATACGCAGGTTAACGCATTTATCGGCAACAAAAGCGATGTCTTCCTGGTCATCTTTTTGATCGACGCCAATCAGCAACAACAGTCCTTTACCAATTTGCCCGACCGTTTTACCATCGACTTTTACGCTGGCCTGTTTTACGCGTTGCACAACAACTTTCACTGCTCGTTCACCTCTACTTTTAGATTTTCCAGACCCAATATCTCTTCCAGTTGCAAAAGCACGTTACGAGTAACCAGAATTTTTAGTTTATTGGAAATCAGACGGTAAGGTCGTCCGTTTTCCGAGGGAATTTCAAAGAAAACACGGGAATCGCCAGAGGTCGAATTCAATCCCAGTTTAAGTTTGTAAATGAGCTGATCGTCTAACTTTTGCGGATCGATTTTGATGATCAATGCGCGCGTCATTTGCTCCGGAATTTTTTGAATCGGCCAGATATTTTGCCCGACAAACTTGATCATGTTTTCATCGAGATCAGAATTCAGCCGTCCTTTAATGCAAACCACATTATTTTCTTTTAACTGCGCTTCGAACTGCGGATAGGTGGAACCAAAGACCACCACCTCGTAAATATGGTCAAAATCTTCGATTTTAACAAAGGCCATTTTTTGATTGCGCCGATCGATGATGGTGCGCATGTCCACAATTTGCCCGCCAATGTAGAAAAACTGCGGCGGCCGACCGCCCTTCTCCACGTTTTCGCGCACTCTGTTCACATCGGTGCAGTACAGTTTGATGATGGAACGGTAGGGCTCCAGCGGGTGCCCGGAAAAATAAAAGCCCAACAGTTCCTTTTCTTTTTTCAACTTCTCGGTCAAATTCCAGTCGGGCACATCCGGCAGTTCCGGGTAAGCGATCAGTTTATTGCGCTCTTCTTCGTCATCCACCAGGTCAAACAAACTGCGCTGATTTTTATTTTTTTGTTTCTGGCTTTGCAGGCTTTGGGCAAATTCCAGGGCCGTTTCGATCATGTTAAAAAGCTGGGCGCGGTTGCCCTGCAAAGAATCCATTGCGCCGGCCTGAATCAAACTTTCCAGCACCTTTTTATTTACCGAACGCAAATCCACATGCTGTAAAAAATCAAAGATCGTTTTAAAGGGACCGTGTTTTTTGCGCGCCTCCACAATGGAGGCAATGGCGGCGCTGCCAACATTTTTAATCGCTCCCAGACCGAAGGCAATTTCATTTTGACTTAAAGCCACAAAATGAGCCTCACTGTAATTGATGTCCGGCGCTTTAATGCGAATGCCAAGATTGCGGCACTCTTCCATCAAAATTTTTACGCGATCGCTGTTGCCAATTTCACTGGAAAGGTTGGCTGCCATGTATTCCGCCGGAAAGTGCGCCTTTAAGTAGGCGGTTTGGTAGGCAATAACGGCGTAGGCCGCGGCATGCGATTTGTTAAAACCATAGGAGGCAAATTTTTCGATCATGTCCGCAATTTCGGTGGCCACCTTTTCACTGATCTTGTTTTTAACGCAACCTTCGATGAAGAGCTTTTTCTGCTTCTTCATCTCTTCCGCTTTCTTTTTAGCCATGGCGCGGCGCATGATATCGGCCTGAGCCAGCGAAAAGCCGGCCAGCTCGGAGGTAATGCGCATCACCTGTTCCTGGTACACAATGATGCCGTACGTCTCTTTGAGAATGGGCTCCAGTTTGGGATGGGCGTATTTAATCAGGTTTGGATTCTTTTTGCGCTGAATAAAATCATCGATCATGGACATGGGGCCCGGCCGATAGAGGGCATTCATGGCGATCAGGTCTTCGATACGCGTGGGCTGCAATTTGCGCAGGTACTCCTGCATGCCCGAACTTTCGAACTGGAACACGCCCACGGTTCGGCCTTCGCTAAACAATTTAAAAGTGAGCGGATCATCCAGTGGCGCCTCGCTTACCTTAAACGGTTTGCCCAGACGTTTGCTGACCATTTTTTCTGTTTTTTGAATAACCGTCAGGTTGCGCAGCCCTAAAAAATCCATTTTAAGCAGGCCGATTTTTTCGCTCCAGCCCATGGTCCATTGGGTGGTAATTTCACCGTCGGGCGTTTTGTAAAGCGGCGCGTAATTGGTGATCTCGTCCGGCGTAATAATAATGCCGGCGGCGTGCACCGAAGTGTGACGGGCAATACCTTCCAGCGTTTTGGAATATTTAATTAATTGTTGAATCTTTTCGTCATCGCTTTCCGAAAGTTCTTTAAGTTCCGGCACCTCGGCAAAGGCTTTTTCCAGAGGCATGGGTTTGGCGCCGGTAGGCACCAGCTTGGCGATGGTATCCGCCTGAGAAATAGGAATTTTAAGCACGCGGGACACATCGCGAATCACATTGCGCGAGGCCATGGTTCCAAAGGTGATGATCTGCGCCACGTTTTTGCGGCCATATTTATCGCGCACGTATTCGATCACCTCATCCCTGCGCTCCATGCAAAAATCCACGTCGATATCGGGCATGGAAACGCGCTCCGGATTCAAAAAGCGTTCGAACAGTAAATCGTAGCGCAAGGGATCGATCTGCGTAATGCCCAGGCAATAGGCCACAATACTTCCGGCCGCCGAACCGCGTCCCAGACCAACCGGAATGTCCCGCTGGCGAGCCGCATTGATAAAATCCTGAACGATTAAAAAGTAGCCGGCATAGCCCATTTGTTTGATCACGCCAAGCTCAAACTCGATCCGCTCGCGCACCTTGCCATCGATTCGGGGATAGAGCTTTTCTGCCCCGCGGTAGGTCAAACGGCGCAAATACTCGTCTGCGTCGATATTGCCCTCCGATTTGGGGATGGGAAAACGGGGCAACAAGCGGCGATCAAATTCGATTTCTAGATCGATCTTTTCGTTGATCTCCAGGGTGCGCTCCAACACTTCAGGGGTATCTTTAAAGACCTTAAACATTTCATCGGCCGATTTCAAATAGAGCTCTTCGGTGCCGTAACGCATCCGATTGGGATCATCGCGATCCTTTCCGGTTTGCAGGCAAAGCAATATGTCGTGCGCTTCGTGATCGCCCTTTCGCAGGTAATGGTTGTCATTGGTGGCAATCACAGGAACGCCCATCTCTCTGGCCAGTTCATAAACTTTTGGATAGACTGCGGCTTCTTCCGGAATGTAGTGGTTTTGAATCTCCAGGTAAAAGTCTTCGCCAAAAATATCCTGATATTCTTCTACTAATTTGATGGCTTTTTCTCGTTCGCCCTGCCTCAGTTTGTAGGCGATTTCGCCTTTCATGCAGGCAGAGGTGGCAATTAAGCCTTCCGAGTACTGGCGCAACAATTTTTTGTCGATGCGCGGTTTGTAATACATGCCTTCTAAAAAAGCGATGGAAGAAAGTTTGAGTAAGTTTTTAAATCCGGTCTGATTTTTGGCTAACAGTACCAGATGGTATGAGGTACTCTCCCCCGATACTTGTTTGCGCAATGTATGTTCTCTGGGAGCAATGTAAGCTTCCATTCCAATGATCGGTTTAATGCCGGCCGCCTTTGCCTCCGAGTAAAATTCCAGCACGCCGAACAGGTTGCCATGATCGGTAATGGCCAACGCTTCCATCTTCAGCTCGGCAGCGCGCTTTACCATTTCTTTGATTTTAGCGGCCCCATCCAGCAGAGAATAATGCGTATGATTATGTAAGTGAACAAATGACAAGAGTCAGACGCTCCTTTCTATATTAAGC
This sequence is a window from Caldithrix abyssi DSM 13497. Protein-coding genes within it:
- the dtd gene encoding D-aminoacyl-tRNA deacylase, whose amino-acid sequence is MKVVVQRVKQASVKVDGKTVGQIGKGLLLLIGVDQKDDQEDIAFVADKCVNLRIFEDEQGKMNRSLLEVGGEILAISQFTLLGDTRKGRRPSFINAADPQKGNAFYQKFIERLREHGVKVETGIFGAMMDVELLNYGPVTLIVESK
- a CDS encoding DNA polymerase III subunit alpha — protein: MSFVHLHNHTHYSLLDGAAKIKEMVKRAAELKMEALAITDHGNLFGVLEFYSEAKAAGIKPIIGMEAYIAPREHTLRKQVSGESTSYHLVLLAKNQTGFKNLLKLSSIAFLEGMYYKPRIDKKLLRQYSEGLIATSACMKGEIAYKLRQGEREKAIKLVEEYQDIFGEDFYLEIQNHYIPEEAAVYPKVYELAREMGVPVIATNDNHYLRKGDHEAHDILLCLQTGKDRDDPNRMRYGTEELYLKSADEMFKVFKDTPEVLERTLEINEKIDLEIEFDRRLLPRFPIPKSEGNIDADEYLRRLTYRGAEKLYPRIDGKVRERIEFELGVIKQMGYAGYFLIVQDFINAARQRDIPVGLGRGSAAGSIVAYCLGITQIDPLRYDLLFERFLNPERVSMPDIDVDFCMERRDEVIEYVRDKYGRKNVAQIITFGTMASRNVIRDVSRVLKIPISQADTIAKLVPTGAKPMPLEKAFAEVPELKELSESDDEKIQQLIKYSKTLEGIARHTSVHAAGIIITPDEITNYAPLYKTPDGEITTQWTMGWSEKIGLLKMDFLGLRNLTVIQKTEKMVSKRLGKPFKVSEAPLDDPLTFKLFSEGRTVGVFQFESSGMQEYLRKLQPTRIEDLIAMNALYRPGPMSMIDDFIQRKKNPNLIKYAHPKLEPILKETYGIIVYQEQVMRITSELAGFSLAQADIMRRAMAKKKAEEMKKQKKLFIEGCVKNKISEKVATEIADMIEKFASYGFNKSHAAAYAVIAYQTAYLKAHFPAEYMAANLSSEIGNSDRVKILMEECRNLGIRIKAPDINYSEAHFVALSQNEIAFGLGAIKNVGSAAIASIVEARKKHGPFKTIFDFLQHVDLRSVNKKVLESLIQAGAMDSLQGNRAQLFNMIETALEFAQSLQSQKQKNKNQRSLFDLVDDEEERNKLIAYPELPDVPDWNLTEKLKKEKELLGFYFSGHPLEPYRSIIKLYCTDVNRVRENVEKGGRPPQFFYIGGQIVDMRTIIDRRNQKMAFVKIEDFDHIYEVVVFGSTYPQFEAQLKENNVVCIKGRLNSDLDENMIKFVGQNIWPIQKIPEQMTRALIIKIDPQKLDDQLIYKLKLGLNSTSGDSRVFFEIPSENGRPYRLISNKLKILVTRNVLLQLEEILGLENLKVEVNEQ